One window of Mesoplodon densirostris isolate mMesDen1 chromosome 15, mMesDen1 primary haplotype, whole genome shotgun sequence genomic DNA carries:
- the LOC132502946 gene encoding LOW QUALITY PROTEIN: zinc finger protein 280A-like (The sequence of the model RefSeq protein was modified relative to this genomic sequence to represent the inferred CDS: deleted 1 base in 1 codon): MAHVFLCEEAQAPERPEKKMGGSKPRDEDDDSAEVIFVGVEHVNEDTETLFVRVISNSKPVISNILNRVTRDSSSTRKKGHVSQDTTCTLQPANCRTPMSKAAATSPAFQSEWGDIDSPIIFEPSSKPDYKMSSLQVVLHNSSDLLSPWPHCLPGAAFSVGGKDKSPRDSKRRPTSDMNIYSGNPKRPKVSHGMAGGQDLAGVSPGILPTKNTSMTPEGVPTSSSHVHNGASFPWAHAYNQARYNVMDPDGACSLERLAKTDFSSLASQNKTVDPKKGNLVMLLDDFYYGRHPGDRQPEWKTHTAFKCLSCLKVLKNIKFMTHVKNHLEFEKQRDDGWEIHTTCRYCHRQFPTPFQLQCHIESVHTSQEPSAVCKICELSFETDQVLLQHMKVNHKPGEMPYVCQVCNYRSSAFADVEAHFRTWHENTNSLLCLFCLKIFKVAASYVNHAWRHWNKRVFQCSKCRLQFLTLKEKMEHQTKNHQPFKKPEQLEGLPPETEVKIRTSGQPGAREAASMIVTNTESRGSPEKTTKRMAVSMRYSRCIAAGVLAENYVYPPPEIPKS, from the exons ATGGCACACGTCTTCCTGTGTGAGGAAGCACAAGCACCAGAACGACCAGAGAAGAAGATGGGAGGGTCCAAACCCAGAGACGAGGACGATGACAGTGCTGAGGTGATCTTTGTTGGAGTGGAGCATGTCAATGAAGATACTGAAACCCTCTTTGTCAGAGTGATTTCAAATTCAAAGCCGGTCATTTCTAACATTTTGAACAGAGTGACCAGGGACTCATCCTCAACAAGAAAGAAGGGTCACGTGAGTCAAGATACCACTTGCACATTGCAGCCTGCAAATTGCAGGACCCCGATGTCAAAGGCAGCAGCCACTTCACCGGCTTTTCAATCTGAATGGGGAGACATAGATAGTCCTATTATTTTTGAGCCTTCGTCTAAACCTGATTATAAAATGAGCTCTCTGCAAGTTGTGCTTCACAATTCCTCAGATTTGCTCTCTCCATGGCCTCATTGTCTACCTGGAGCTGCATTCTCAGTAGGAGGCAAGGATAAAAGTCCTCGTGACTCAAAGCGACGTCCCACTTCAGATATGAATATATACAGTGGGAATCCCAAAAGACCTAAAGTCAGCCATGGAATGGCAGGGGGACAGGACTTAGCTGGTGTCTCTCCAGGTATCCTTCCTACAAAGAACACGAGTATGACCCCGGAAGGTGTCCCAACCTCGTCAAGCCATGTTCACAATGGGGCATCATTTCCATGGGCTCATGCATATAACCAGGCACGTTACAATGTTATGGATCCAGATGGAGCGTGTAGCTTGGAAAGGCTGGCAAAAACAGACTTTTCGAGTCTAGCAAGTCAAAACAAGACTGTTGATCCCAAGAAAGGAAATCTGGTCATGTTACTTGATGATTTTTACTACGGACGGCATCCAGGAGACAGGCAGCCAGAATGGAAGACCCACACAGCCTTCAAGTGCCTCAGCTGCTTGAAAGTCCTAAAAAATATCAAGTTTATGACCCACGTGAAGAACCATTTGGAATTTGAGAAGCAGAGGGATGACGGCTGGGAAATCCACACCACCTGCCGGTACTGCCACCGCCAGTTTCCCACCCCCTTCCAGCTGCAGTGTCACATTGAAAGCGTCCACACTTCTCAGGAGCCCTCTGCGGTCTGTAAAATCTGTGAATTGTCCTTCGAAACAGATCAGGTTCTCTTACAGCACATGAAGGTCAATCATAAACCTGGTGAAATGCCCTATGTGTGCCAGGTTTGCAATTACAGATCGTCAGCCTTTGCTGATGTAGAAGCACATTTCAGAACATGGCATGAAAACACGAACAGTTTGCTTTGTCTGTTTTGCCTCAAAATTTTCAAAGTGGCGGCATCCTACGTAAATCATGCTTGGAGGCACTGGAACAAGAGGGTCTTTCAATGTTCCAAGTGCCGGCTACAGTTTTTGACTTTGAAGGAGAAAATGGAGCACCAAACCAAGAATCATCAACCATTTAAAAAGCCAGAGCAACTGGAAGGGTTGCCTCCTGAAACAGAGGTCAAGATCCGAACTTCAGGTCAACCAGGAGCAAGAGAGGCAGCATCCATGATTGTGACCAACACTGAATCCCGAGGGTCACCTGAAAAAACTACCAAGAGGATGGCTGTGAGCATGAGATATTCCAGATGTATTGCAGCAGGGGTTCTGGCTGAAAATTATGTT TACCCACCTCCAGAAATCCCAAAAAGCTGA